The Streptomyces avermitilis MA-4680 = NBRC 14893 genome contains a region encoding:
- the uraD gene encoding 2-oxo-4-hydroxy-4-carboxy-5-ureidoimidazoline decarboxylase, which translates to MTSTSTPPGLARFNDLGEHAALAALHEACASTTWARRLIAARPYATADDLYTASDAAMAELTAADLAQAMAGHPPIGRPKPGDPTSAREQRGMAGASEELKADMLELNLAYQEKFGHVFLICATGRTGEQMRDAVRERIGNAPEREREIVRTELGKINRIRLARLVEEDAHA; encoded by the coding sequence GTGACTTCGACTTCCACGCCGCCGGGCCTCGCCCGGTTCAACGACCTGGGGGAGCACGCGGCGCTCGCCGCCCTCCACGAGGCGTGCGCCTCCACGACGTGGGCGAGGCGGCTGATCGCCGCCCGCCCGTACGCCACCGCCGACGACCTCTACACCGCGAGTGACGCCGCGATGGCCGAACTGACCGCCGCGGACCTGGCGCAGGCGATGGCCGGGCACCCGCCGATCGGCCGCCCCAAGCCCGGCGACCCGACCTCGGCCCGGGAGCAGCGCGGCATGGCCGGCGCCTCCGAGGAACTCAAGGCGGACATGCTCGAACTGAACCTGGCGTACCAGGAGAAGTTCGGTCATGTCTTCCTGATCTGCGCGACCGGCCGCACCGGCGAGCAGATGCGCGACGCGGTCAGGGAGCGGATCGGCAACGCGCCGGAGCGGGAGCGGGAGATCGTCCGCACCGAGCTGGGCAAGATCAACCGCATCCGCCTGGCCCGACTCGTCGAAGAGGACGCACACGCATGA
- a CDS encoding helix-turn-helix domain-containing protein has translation MTGNGDEPFIAAVKPLVDAMGGEMLPPDEAGVDDVVLSWEGVDVVAVRLPQLADSLDHILAAMERKKGKPLADLDRKSKQEVVRILEARGAFSVRHGVETVASALGVSRFTVYNYLNREKEA, from the coding sequence GTGACCGGCAACGGGGACGAGCCGTTCATCGCGGCCGTGAAGCCGCTGGTCGACGCCATGGGTGGCGAGATGCTTCCGCCCGACGAGGCCGGCGTCGACGACGTCGTGCTCTCCTGGGAGGGCGTCGACGTGGTCGCCGTACGTCTGCCGCAGCTGGCCGACTCCCTCGACCACATCCTGGCCGCCATGGAGCGCAAGAAGGGCAAACCGCTGGCCGACCTGGACCGCAAGTCCAAGCAGGAGGTCGTGCGGATTCTCGAAGCGCGCGGCGCCTTCTCGGTGCGGCACGGCGTCGAGACCGTGGCGAGCGCCCTGGGCGTCAGTCGCTTCACCGTCTACAACTACCTCAATCGCGAGAAAGAGGCCTGA
- a CDS encoding subtype B tannase produces the protein MKRRQMVKALAGTAALPAVVGAAGGARAAGSGAASTSTGAVSAATRTKGSDPLAFDPANYTTLTTTVATSDGDKAVTYRFFKAVTYVADPVDVTYQSLNVSVPVEIDGKAVDASHAPIVFSNAVGGYMPSSTAGNTGIGQGVNAKLSLASGFVVVDPGARGRTLVDTAGVYYGVAPAAIVDLKAAIRYLRHNKGRVPGDTDRIVATGVSAGGALTSLLGASGDSDRYAPYLQELGAADASDAVFAAAPYCPITDLEHADMAYEWNWGTNPLPTGAQVDQTLSKELRSGFAEYQASLNLRGKNGFGRITARNYDAYMVKTHLEPSATRYLGALPDADRAAYLTANPWITWSGGRASFGWGDFLTHVGARKKNVPSFDTFTLAAPENNLFGVATTKARHFTQWSLRKATGDDGARLDADLPEKIDLMNPMYFIEHQNPGRSRHWFIRVGTKDSDTSLTVVGNLTAGLENLGDDVDTYMYWDGGHGANQDAPDFITWIRSVSGYAK, from the coding sequence ATGAAGCGCAGGCAGATGGTGAAGGCGCTGGCCGGAACAGCCGCCCTACCGGCGGTTGTGGGCGCGGCCGGCGGTGCCCGGGCCGCCGGCTCCGGGGCGGCCTCCACCTCGACCGGGGCGGTCTCCGCCGCCACCAGGACGAAGGGCTCGGACCCCCTGGCATTCGACCCGGCGAACTACACCACCCTCACCACGACCGTCGCCACGAGCGACGGCGACAAGGCGGTGACGTACCGGTTCTTCAAGGCGGTCACCTATGTCGCCGACCCGGTCGACGTGACGTACCAGAGCCTCAACGTGAGCGTCCCGGTGGAGATCGACGGCAAGGCGGTCGATGCCTCCCACGCGCCGATCGTCTTCAGCAACGCGGTCGGCGGCTACATGCCGTCCTCCACGGCCGGCAACACCGGCATCGGACAGGGGGTCAACGCGAAGCTGTCACTCGCGTCCGGCTTCGTCGTGGTGGACCCGGGCGCCCGCGGCCGGACCCTGGTCGACACCGCCGGCGTCTACTACGGCGTCGCCCCGGCCGCGATCGTCGACCTCAAGGCGGCGATCCGCTATCTCCGCCACAACAAGGGCCGCGTCCCGGGCGACACCGACCGCATCGTCGCCACCGGCGTCAGCGCGGGCGGCGCCCTCACCTCACTGCTCGGCGCGTCCGGCGACAGCGACCGCTACGCCCCCTACCTTCAGGAGCTGGGCGCGGCCGACGCGAGCGACGCCGTCTTCGCCGCCGCCCCGTACTGCCCGATCACGGACCTCGAGCACGCCGACATGGCGTACGAGTGGAACTGGGGCACCAACCCGCTCCCCACCGGCGCACAGGTCGATCAGACCCTCTCCAAGGAGCTCCGGAGCGGGTTCGCCGAGTACCAGGCGTCGCTGAACCTCCGGGGCAAGAACGGCTTCGGCCGCATCACCGCGCGCAACTACGACGCGTACATGGTCAAGACACACCTGGAGCCGTCGGCCACCAGGTACCTCGGCGCCCTGCCGGACGCGGACCGCGCCGCGTACCTGACCGCCAACCCGTGGATCACGTGGTCCGGCGGCAGGGCGTCCTTCGGCTGGGGCGACTTCCTCACCCACGTCGGCGCCCGCAAGAAGAACGTCCCGTCCTTCGACACCTTCACCCTGGCCGCCCCCGAGAACAACCTGTTCGGCGTGGCCACCACCAAGGCACGCCACTTCACACAGTGGAGCCTGCGCAAGGCCACCGGCGACGACGGCGCCCGCCTCGACGCGGACCTGCCCGAGAAGATCGACCTGATGAACCCGATGTACTTCATCGAGCATCAGAACCCGGGCCGGTCCCGGCACTGGTTCATCCGCGTGGGCACCAAGGACAGCGACACCTCGCTGACCGTCGTCGGCAACCTCACCGCCGGCCTGGAGAACCTCGGCGACGACGTCGACACGTACATGTACTGGGACGGCGGGCACGGCGCGAACCAGGACGCCCCCGACTTCATCACCTGGATCCGCTCGGTCAGCGGGTACGCGAAGTAG
- a CDS encoding TIM barrel protein, giving the protein MPGLERGTAAEQRFNVNLSILFTELPLLERPAAAAAAGFTAVELWWPWVDSPTPDQSELDALKKAIEEAGVQLTGLNFYAGRLPGPDRGALSIPGEESERFRANIDVAADFARSLGCTALNALYGNRVEGVDPAEQDALALENLVLAARAADRIGAILLIETLNQPESPRYPLVSAPAGIGIVDQVNEATGLGNARFLMDLYHLSMNGEDLPRVIAAYAAKTGHVQIADNPGRGAPGTGTLPLKELLGQLRKAGYEGWVGLEYKPGDRPSAEAFDWLPAEARAAR; this is encoded by the coding sequence ATGCCGGGTCTTGAACGGGGCACCGCCGCGGAGCAGCGCTTCAACGTCAATCTGTCGATCCTCTTCACGGAACTCCCGCTCCTGGAGCGCCCCGCGGCCGCCGCCGCGGCGGGCTTCACCGCGGTCGAGCTGTGGTGGCCCTGGGTCGACTCCCCCACCCCCGACCAGTCCGAGCTCGACGCCCTGAAGAAGGCGATCGAGGAGGCGGGCGTCCAGCTGACGGGCCTGAACTTCTACGCGGGCCGGCTGCCGGGCCCGGACCGCGGCGCCCTGTCGATCCCCGGCGAGGAGTCGGAGCGGTTCCGCGCCAACATCGACGTGGCCGCCGACTTCGCCCGCTCGCTCGGCTGCACGGCGCTCAACGCCCTGTACGGCAACCGGGTGGAGGGCGTGGACCCGGCCGAGCAGGACGCGCTCGCCCTGGAGAACCTGGTCCTCGCGGCCCGGGCCGCCGACCGGATCGGCGCGATCCTGCTGATCGAGACCCTCAACCAGCCGGAGTCGCCGCGCTATCCGTTGGTGAGCGCCCCGGCCGGCATCGGGATCGTCGACCAGGTCAACGAGGCGACCGGTCTCGGCAACGCCAGGTTCCTGATGGACCTGTACCACCTGTCCATGAACGGCGAGGACCTGCCGCGGGTGATCGCCGCGTACGCGGCGAAGACCGGCCATGTGCAGATCGCCGACAACCCCGGCCGCGGCGCCCCGGGCACGGGCACGCTGCCGCTGAAGGAGCTGCTCGGGCAACTCCGCAAGGCCGGGTACGAGGGCTGGGTCGGCCTGGAGTACAAGCCGGGCGACCGTCCGAGCGCCGAGGCCTTCGACTGGCTGCCGGCCGAGGCCCGCGCCGCCCGCTGA
- a CDS encoding 2-hydroxy-3-oxopropionate reductase encodes MSSNPAPSPRPARPLVAWIGLGIMGSPMSENLIKAGYDVTGFTLEQDKLDRLTAAGGTAAGSIAEAVRDADVVITMVPASPQVEAISYGPDGILENARSGALLIDMSSITPRTSVDLAEAAAAKGIRVLDAPVSGGEAGAVEAVLSIMVGGEQADFDEAKPVFEALGRTIVLCGPHGAGQTVKAANQLIVAVNIQACAEAVVFLEKSGVDLKAALDVLGGGLAGSTVLTRKKDNFLHRDFKPGFRIDLHHKDMGIVTDAARAVGAALPVGAVVAQLVAALRAQGDGGLDHSALLRSVERLSGARL; translated from the coding sequence ATGAGCAGCAACCCCGCACCTTCCCCCCGCCCGGCCCGCCCGCTGGTCGCGTGGATCGGTCTCGGCATCATGGGCTCCCCGATGTCCGAGAACCTGATCAAGGCCGGGTACGACGTCACCGGCTTCACCCTGGAGCAGGACAAGCTGGACCGGCTGACCGCCGCCGGCGGCACCGCGGCCGGATCGATCGCCGAGGCCGTGCGCGACGCCGACGTCGTCATCACGATGGTGCCCGCCTCCCCGCAGGTCGAGGCCATCTCGTACGGCCCCGACGGCATCCTCGAGAACGCGAGGTCCGGCGCCCTGCTGATCGACATGTCGTCGATCACCCCGCGGACCTCCGTGGACCTGGCCGAGGCCGCGGCCGCGAAGGGCATCCGCGTCCTGGACGCCCCGGTGTCCGGCGGCGAGGCCGGTGCGGTCGAGGCCGTGCTGTCCATCATGGTCGGCGGCGAGCAGGCCGACTTCGACGAGGCGAAGCCGGTCTTCGAGGCGCTCGGCAGGACCATCGTGCTGTGCGGTCCGCACGGTGCGGGCCAGACCGTGAAGGCCGCGAACCAGCTGATCGTCGCCGTGAACATCCAGGCGTGCGCCGAGGCCGTGGTCTTCCTGGAGAAGTCGGGCGTGGACCTGAAGGCGGCGCTCGACGTCCTGGGCGGCGGCCTCGCCGGCTCCACCGTGCTGACGCGGAAGAAGGACAACTTCCTCCACCGTGACTTCAAGCCGGGCTTCCGCATCGATCTGCACCACAAGGACATGGGCATCGTCACGGACGCCGCCCGCGCCGTGGGCGCGGCCCTGCCGGTCGGCGCGGTGGTGGCCCAGCTGGTGGCCGCGCTGCGCGCACAGGGGGACGGCGGGCTGGACCACTCGGCCCTGCTGAGGTCCGTGGAGCGCCTCTCGGGCGCGCGGCTCTGA
- a CDS encoding catalase encodes MSKRVLTTESGAPVADNQNSATAGVGGPLLLQDQHLLEKLARFNRERIPERVVHARGSGAYGHFEVTDDVTGFTYADFLNTVGKRTEVFLRFSTVADSLGGADAVRDPRGFAVKFYTEEGNYDLVGNNTPVFFIKDPLKFPDFIHSQKRDPFTGKQEPDNVWDFWAHSPEATHQVTWLMGDRGIPASYRHMNGYGSHTYQWTNAEGEAFFVKYHFKTNQGIRSLSAEQAQEIAGTDPNSHQTDLLQAIERGVRPSWTLYVQIMPAAEAAEYRFNPFDLTKVWPHTDYPLQRVGRLVLDRNPDNVFAEVEQAAFSPNNFVPGIGPSPDKMLQGRLFAYADAHRYRLGVNHTQLAVNAPRATVVSNYGRDGLMASPAQGRAAKNYEPNSYDGPAETGRPLSAPLAVTGHTGTHEAPPHTKDDHFFQAGELYRLMSAEERSRLVANIAGGLSQVSRDDVIEKNLTHFHAADPEYGTRVEEAVRALRED; translated from the coding sequence ATGTCGAAGCGCGTGCTTACGACCGAGTCCGGCGCCCCGGTCGCCGACAACCAGAACTCAGCCACCGCCGGCGTCGGTGGTCCGCTCCTGCTCCAGGACCAGCACCTCCTGGAGAAGCTCGCCCGGTTCAACCGCGAGCGCATTCCGGAGCGCGTGGTGCACGCCCGCGGCTCCGGCGCGTACGGCCACTTCGAGGTGACCGACGACGTCACCGGCTTCACGTACGCCGACTTCCTGAACACGGTCGGCAAGCGCACCGAGGTCTTCCTGCGATTCTCGACGGTGGCCGACAGCCTGGGCGGCGCGGACGCGGTCCGTGATCCGCGCGGCTTCGCGGTCAAGTTCTACACGGAGGAGGGGAATTACGACCTCGTAGGCAACAACACTCCCGTCTTCTTCATCAAGGACCCGCTCAAGTTCCCCGACTTCATCCACTCCCAGAAGCGCGACCCGTTCACGGGCAAGCAGGAGCCGGACAACGTCTGGGACTTCTGGGCGCACAGCCCCGAAGCGACGCACCAGGTGACCTGGCTGATGGGCGACCGCGGCATCCCGGCCTCGTACCGTCATATGAACGGCTACGGCTCGCACACCTACCAGTGGACGAACGCCGAGGGGGAGGCCTTCTTCGTCAAGTACCACTTCAAGACGAACCAGGGCATCCGCAGCCTCTCCGCCGAACAGGCTCAGGAGATCGCGGGCACGGATCCGAACTCCCACCAGACGGACCTGCTCCAGGCCATCGAACGGGGTGTGCGCCCGTCCTGGACGCTGTACGTGCAGATCATGCCGGCGGCGGAGGCGGCGGAGTACCGCTTCAACCCGTTCGACCTCACGAAGGTGTGGCCGCACACGGACTACCCGCTCCAGCGGGTGGGCCGCCTGGTCCTGGACCGCAACCCGGACAACGTGTTCGCGGAGGTGGAGCAGGCGGCCTTCTCCCCGAACAACTTCGTGCCGGGCATCGGCCCCTCCCCGGACAAGATGCTCCAGGGCCGCCTGTTCGCGTACGCGGACGCCCACCGTTACCGCCTCGGCGTCAATCACACGCAGCTCGCGGTCAACGCCCCGAGGGCGACGGTCGTGAGCAACTACGGCCGTGACGGCCTCATGGCCTCCCCCGCACAGGGCCGCGCCGCGAAGAACTACGAGCCCAACTCGTACGACGGCCCGGCCGAGACCGGCCGGCCGCTGTCGGCCCCGCTGGCGGTGACCGGCCACACGGGCACGCACGAGGCCCCGCCGCACACCAAGGACGACCACTTCTTCCAGGCGGGCGAGCTGTACCGCCTGATGTCGGCCGAGGAGCGGTCCCGGCTGGTCGCGAACATCGCCGGTGGCCTCTCGCAGGTCTCCCGCGACGACGTGATCGAGAAGAACCTCACCCATTTCCACGCCGCGGACCCGGAGTACGGGACGCGTGTGGAGGAGGCGGTCCGCGCCCTGCGCGAGGACTGA
- the gcl gene encoding glyoxylate carboligase yields the protein MARMTAARAAVEILKREGVRSAFGVPGAAINPFYAALRASGGIDHTLARHVEGASHMAEGYTRAHPGNIGVCIGTSGPAGTDMITGLYSAIGDSIPILCITGQAPTAVIHKEDFQAVDIASIARPVTKMAVTVLEAAQVPGVFQQAFHLMRSGRPGPVLIDLPIDVQLTEIEFDPETYEPLAVYRPAATRAQIEKAITLLNESERPLIVAGGGVINADACELLVEFAELTGVPVVPTLMGWGVLPDDHELNAGLVGLQTSHRYGNATFLESDFVLGIGNRWANRHTGRLDVYTAGRTFVHVDVEPTQIGRIFAPDYGIASDAKAALELFVEVARELKSAGGLPDRSGWAASTQERRATLQRRTHFDDIPIKPQRVYEEMNKAFGPQTRYVSTIGLSQIAGAQLLHVHRPRHWINCGQAGPLGWTVPAALGVAKADPEARVVALSGDYDFQFMIEELAVGAQHRIPYVHVLVNNAYLGLIRQAQLGLDINFQVNLEFENINSPELGVYGVDHVKVVEGLGCKAIRVTDPGELGAAFEQAKKLAAEYRVPVVVEAILERVTNIAMSRTNDISDVVEFEEVATEPGHAPTSIRTLKV from the coding sequence ATGGCTCGTATGACCGCTGCCCGTGCGGCAGTCGAGATCCTCAAGCGCGAGGGCGTCCGCAGCGCGTTCGGTGTCCCGGGCGCGGCGATCAACCCCTTCTACGCGGCCCTCAGGGCCTCCGGCGGGATCGATCACACCCTCGCCCGCCATGTCGAGGGCGCCTCGCACATGGCCGAGGGCTACACCCGTGCGCACCCGGGCAACATCGGCGTCTGCATCGGTACGTCGGGCCCCGCGGGCACCGACATGATCACCGGTCTCTACTCCGCCATCGGCGACTCGATCCCGATTCTGTGCATCACCGGCCAGGCGCCGACCGCCGTGATCCACAAGGAGGACTTCCAGGCCGTCGACATCGCCTCGATCGCCAGGCCGGTCACGAAAATGGCCGTCACCGTCCTCGAGGCCGCGCAGGTTCCCGGCGTCTTCCAGCAGGCCTTCCATCTCATGCGCTCCGGCCGGCCCGGGCCCGTCCTCATCGACCTGCCGATCGACGTCCAGCTCACCGAGATCGAGTTCGACCCGGAGACGTACGAACCCCTCGCGGTCTACAGGCCCGCCGCCACCCGCGCCCAGATCGAGAAGGCGATCACCCTTCTCAACGAGTCCGAGCGCCCGCTGATCGTCGCCGGCGGCGGCGTCATCAACGCCGACGCCTGCGAACTCCTCGTCGAGTTCGCCGAGTTGACGGGGGTCCCGGTCGTCCCGACCCTGATGGGCTGGGGCGTCCTGCCCGACGACCACGAGTTGAACGCCGGTCTGGTCGGCCTCCAGACCTCGCACCGCTACGGCAACGCCACCTTCCTGGAGTCCGACTTCGTCCTGGGCATCGGCAACCGCTGGGCCAACCGCCACACCGGCAGACTGGACGTCTACACGGCCGGCCGGACGTTCGTGCACGTCGACGTCGAGCCCACCCAGATCGGCAGGATCTTCGCCCCGGACTACGGCATCGCGTCCGACGCGAAGGCCGCCCTCGAACTGTTCGTCGAGGTGGCACGGGAGCTGAAGTCCGCGGGCGGGCTGCCCGACCGGTCCGGGTGGGCGGCCTCCACCCAGGAGCGGAGGGCCACCCTCCAGCGCCGTACGCACTTCGACGACATCCCGATCAAGCCGCAGCGCGTCTACGAGGAGATGAACAAGGCCTTCGGCCCACAGACCCGGTACGTCTCCACCATCGGCCTCTCGCAGATCGCCGGCGCCCAGCTGCTGCACGTCCACCGGCCGCGGCACTGGATCAACTGCGGCCAGGCCGGGCCGCTCGGCTGGACCGTCCCGGCCGCGCTCGGCGTCGCCAAGGCCGACCCCGAGGCACGGGTCGTGGCGCTCTCCGGGGACTACGACTTCCAGTTCATGATCGAGGAGCTGGCGGTCGGCGCGCAGCACCGGATCCCGTACGTCCACGTCCTGGTGAACAACGCCTACCTGGGCCTGATCCGGCAGGCACAGCTCGGTCTTGACATCAACTTCCAGGTCAACCTGGAGTTTGAGAACATCAACTCCCCGGAGCTGGGCGTCTACGGCGTCGACCACGTCAAGGTCGTCGAAGGCCTCGGCTGCAAGGCGATCCGGGTCACCGACCCCGGCGAGCTGGGCGCCGCCTTCGAGCAGGCCAAGAAGCTCGCCGCGGAGTACCGGGTGCCGGTCGTCGTCGAGGCGATCCTGGAGCGGGTCACCAACATCGCGATGAGCAGGACGAACGACATCAGCGACGTCGTGGAGTTCGAGGAGGTGGCGACCGAGCCCGGGCACGCCCCGACCTCGATCAGGACGCTGAAGGTCTGA
- a CDS encoding AMP-binding protein — protein sequence MTELSYAHGTSTTPLLGDTIGANLDRAIAAYPDRDALVDVPSGRRWTYAEFGAAVDEVALGLLAKGVLKGDRVGIWAVNCPEWVLVQYATARIGAIMVNINPAYRAHELAYVLRQAGISVLVASLAHKSSDYRALVDQVREKCPELRETVYIGDPSWEALTAGAASVPYERLIAGAADLSCDDPVNIQYTSGTTGFPKGATLSHHNILNNGYWVGRTVGYTEEDRVCLPVPLYHCFGMVMGALGATSHGACIVLPAPSFDPAATLAAVQRERCTSLYGVPTMFIAELNLPDFASYDLSSLRTGIMAGSPCPVEVMKRVVAEMHMAEVSICYGMTETSPVSLQTRRDDDLEHRTGTVGRVLPHIEVKVVDPAGGVTVPRGTAGELCTRGYSVMLGYWDEPEKTAEAVDAGRWMHTGDLAVMRENGYVEIVGRIKDMIIRGGENIYPREIEEFLYGHPKIADVQVVGVPHERYGEEVLACVIPRDPADPPTLEELWAFCDGQLAHYKIPSRLRILDSFPMTVSGKVRKIELREQAAREGRDD from the coding sequence GTGACCGAACTGTCGTACGCGCACGGGACGAGCACGACACCGCTCCTCGGCGACACCATCGGGGCGAACCTCGACCGGGCGATCGCCGCGTATCCCGACCGTGACGCCCTCGTGGACGTGCCCTCCGGGCGGCGCTGGACCTACGCCGAGTTCGGTGCCGCCGTCGACGAGGTGGCGCTGGGGCTGCTCGCCAAGGGCGTGCTGAAGGGCGACCGGGTCGGCATCTGGGCGGTCAACTGCCCCGAGTGGGTGCTCGTCCAGTACGCGACCGCCCGCATCGGCGCGATCATGGTGAACATCAATCCCGCCTATCGCGCCCACGAGTTGGCGTACGTCCTCCGGCAGGCGGGGATCTCGGTGCTCGTCGCCTCGCTCGCGCACAAGAGCAGCGACTACCGCGCCCTGGTCGACCAAGTGCGTGAGAAATGCCCCGAGTTGCGGGAGACGGTCTACATCGGCGACCCGTCCTGGGAGGCGTTGACGGCGGGCGCGGCCTCGGTTCCGTACGAGCGGCTGATCGCCGGCGCGGCCGACTTGAGCTGTGACGACCCGGTCAACATCCAGTACACCTCGGGCACCACGGGCTTCCCCAAGGGGGCCACCCTCTCGCACCACAACATCCTCAACAACGGCTACTGGGTGGGCCGTACGGTCGGCTACACCGAAGAGGACCGGGTGTGCCTGCCCGTGCCGCTCTATCACTGCTTCGGCATGGTCATGGGAGCTTTGGGCGCCACGTCGCACGGCGCGTGCATCGTGCTCCCTGCCCCTTCCTTCGACCCGGCCGCCACCCTTGCGGCGGTCCAGCGGGAGCGCTGCACGTCCTTGTACGGCGTGCCGACCATGTTCATCGCGGAGTTGAACCTCCCGGACTTCGCGTCGTACGACCTCTCCTCGCTGCGCACCGGCATCATGGCGGGCTCGCCCTGCCCGGTGGAGGTGATGAAGCGGGTGGTCGCCGAGATGCACATGGCGGAGGTGTCCATCTGCTACGGCATGACGGAGACCTCGCCGGTGTCGTTGCAGACGCGCCGCGACGACGACCTGGAGCACCGCACCGGCACCGTCGGACGCGTGCTCCCGCACATCGAGGTCAAGGTCGTCGACCCGGCAGGCGGGGTGACGGTGCCGCGCGGCACCGCGGGCGAGCTGTGCACCCGCGGCTACAGCGTCATGCTCGGCTACTGGGACGAACCCGAGAAGACCGCGGAGGCCGTGGACGCGGGGCGCTGGATGCACACGGGCGACCTCGCCGTGATGCGCGAGAACGGGTACGTCGAGATCGTCGGCCGCATCAAGGACATGATCATCCGGGGTGGGGAGAACATCTACCCGCGCGAGATCGAGGAGTTCCTGTACGGGCATCCGAAGATCGCCGACGTACAGGTGGTCGGCGTGCCGCACGAGCGGTACGGCGAGGAGGTCCTGGCCTGCGTCATCCCGCGCGATCCGGCCGACCCGCCGACGCTGGAGGAGCTGTGGGCCTTCTGCGACGGGCAGCTGGCCCACTACAAGATCCCCAGTCGGCTGCGGATCCTGGACTCCTTCCCGATGACGGTGTCCGGGAAGGTGCGCAAGATCGAACTGCGGGAGCAGGCGGCGCGGGAGGGGCGGGACGACTGA